The following proteins are co-located in the Streptomyces asiaticus genome:
- a CDS encoding TOPRIM nucleotidyl transferase/hydrolase domain-containing protein: protein MADMGAFREAVTAWAAGGPGGPARELAARLPVRAVVLLEGPSDAAAVSSPAARRGRDLAAEGVCVLPMGGAMSVGRFAHLLGPPGLGLRLTGLCDEAERRFYTRGLERAGAARQEFFVCAADLEDELIRALGVTRVAELVRAEGDLRALQTFLRQPAQQGRTSEQQLRRFLGTKKGRKIHYGRVLVEALDHDRVPTPLDALLTSL, encoded by the coding sequence ATGGCTGACATGGGGGCGTTCCGGGAAGCGGTCACCGCGTGGGCGGCCGGCGGCCCCGGCGGCCCCGCGCGCGAGCTGGCCGCGCGGCTGCCCGTCCGGGCGGTCGTCCTGCTCGAAGGGCCGAGCGACGCCGCTGCGGTCAGCTCGCCGGCCGCGCGCCGCGGCCGGGACCTGGCGGCCGAAGGAGTCTGCGTCCTGCCGATGGGCGGTGCCATGAGCGTCGGACGCTTCGCCCACCTCCTCGGGCCACCCGGTCTGGGTCTCCGCCTCACCGGACTGTGCGACGAGGCGGAGCGTCGCTTCTACACCCGCGGTCTGGAGCGGGCCGGCGCGGCGCGGCAGGAGTTCTTCGTCTGCGCGGCGGATCTGGAGGACGAGCTCATCCGCGCGCTGGGCGTGACACGGGTGGCGGAGCTCGTCCGGGCGGAGGGGGACCTGCGCGCCCTCCAGACCTTCCTGCGCCAGCCCGCACAGCAGGGCCGCACCTCAGAGCAGCAGTTGCGGCGCTTCCTGGGCACGAAGAAGGGGCGCAAGATCCACTACGGGCGCGTCCTCGTCGAAGCGCTCGACCACGACCGCGTACCCACGCCACTCGACGCCCTGCTCACCAGCCTCTGA
- a CDS encoding MalY/PatB family protein: MSVVPPEPVPGFDDLSLDWLRARRSVKWHRPGPRVLPAWVADMDFPTPPVVVAALREAVDRRDLGYPDWPDGSPLRRAFAQRMMDRYAWAAPADRVREQTDLIQCLQLVLHLATSAGDAVAVQTPNYPPFLATLATMNRRAVPIPMRDSAEGWYMDAAALDTAVAESGCKALVLVNPHNPTGRTLTRAELEEIAAVARRHDLLVISDEIHAELVHEPHRHIPFASLSPDAAGRTVTLTSATKAFNLAAIRCAVTHYGPDRLLALRDAQPPDLYGAVSPLGVVATEAAWREGDAWQRDLLTVLDRNRRRVHQVVRTELPQLRHHLPEATYLAWFDARPLGLGEPPVERVLREGGVLLDGGSPFGPDADGFLRLNFATSHTVLEDVLAGLVRALRPGPHPGR, from the coding sequence ATGAGCGTCGTCCCGCCCGAGCCGGTGCCCGGCTTCGATGACCTCAGCCTCGACTGGCTGCGCGCCCGCCGCAGCGTCAAATGGCACCGTCCGGGACCGCGGGTGCTCCCCGCATGGGTGGCGGACATGGACTTCCCCACCCCTCCGGTGGTGGTCGCCGCACTGCGGGAGGCCGTCGACCGCCGCGATCTCGGCTATCCGGACTGGCCGGACGGCAGTCCGCTCCGTCGCGCGTTCGCACAGCGGATGATGGACCGCTACGCCTGGGCGGCGCCCGCGGACCGCGTACGTGAGCAGACCGATCTGATCCAGTGTCTGCAACTCGTCCTGCACCTCGCCACGAGCGCGGGTGACGCGGTGGCCGTACAGACGCCCAACTACCCTCCGTTCCTGGCCACGTTGGCGACGATGAACCGACGAGCCGTGCCGATCCCCATGCGAGACTCCGCGGAGGGTTGGTACATGGATGCGGCCGCTCTCGACACCGCGGTGGCGGAGTCGGGCTGTAAGGCGCTGGTGCTGGTCAACCCGCACAACCCGACGGGCCGCACCCTGACCCGTGCGGAGCTGGAGGAGATCGCCGCCGTCGCCCGTCGGCACGATCTGCTGGTCATCAGCGACGAGATCCACGCCGAACTGGTCCATGAGCCGCATCGCCACATACCGTTCGCGAGCCTCTCCCCGGACGCCGCCGGCCGCACCGTCACACTCACCTCCGCCACCAAGGCGTTCAACCTCGCGGCCATCCGCTGCGCGGTCACCCACTACGGCCCGGACCGGCTGCTCGCGCTGCGCGACGCGCAACCACCCGACCTCTACGGCGCCGTATCGCCGCTCGGCGTCGTCGCCACCGAGGCCGCGTGGCGAGAGGGCGACGCCTGGCAGCGCGACCTGCTCACCGTGCTGGACCGCAACCGCCGACGGGTCCATCAGGTGGTGCGCACCGAGCTCCCCCAGCTGCGTCATCACCTGCCGGAGGCCACCTATCTGGCCTGGTTCGACGCGCGGCCGCTGGGGCTCGGCGAACCACCCGTGGAGAGAGTGCTGAGGGAGGGCGGTGTCCTGCTCGACGGGGGCAGTCCCTTCGGCCCGGACGCCGACGGCTTTCTGCGGCTGAACTTCGCCACGTCCCATACCGTTCTCGAGGACGTCCTGGCGGGACTCGTCCGAGCACTGCGACCGGGGCCGCATCCGGGCAGGTGA